In Bacteroides cellulosilyticus, the genomic stretch GCTTTCGTTTACATCCAGGTCGGAACGTACGAAGTCGAATGTTCCGGACTCTATCTTCGAAAGATCGAGAATATCAGAAACCAGTTGTAGAAGCAATTCATTATTTGTTTCTACTATTTTGATATATTCCTGACGTTCTTCCCTGTCGTCTGTTTCTGCCAGCAGACTGGAAAAACCAACGATAGAATTGAGCGGAGTACGTATTTCATGGCTCATATTGGCAAGGAAAGCAGATTTCAAGCGGTCCAGTTCTTCGGCTTTGTCACGGGCAATGATCAGCTTCTGTTCTGTCTCTTTCAAGGGAGTGATATCATAGTTGATACACAGCATTTCAATAACTCCATCCTGAGGACGATAATCCCTGACCATTACGTTTATACTGGTCCACGAATATTTTCCGTTACCTCTGTTGACGCGTACTTCTTTACTTAAACTAGTGGCTTTCCCTTCTTTAACCTGACCTACAAACTGTTTCAGAACAGCGCAATCTTCCGGGTGAACATGAGAATACACTCCGATAACCTGAGGCATGGGAGTGTTTTCCTTTTCACCTAAATTCCTATACCATGTATCCTGGGCATACCCGTCTCTTGTCATTACATTGAAATGAGCAAAACCCACTTTGGCATAGTCGCCTATTAAGAGGAACAGATGCTCAAACTCTTGTATTTTGGTGTATGCACTGGTGGTTTCTGTTGTATCTATATTGATAAACAGGTAATTGCTGAATTGATTCTGCGAATCGTAAAGCAGAGCCACCTTGGTTTGAAGATTGATAATATCTTTTCTTCGGCTTGTGACGTATCGGTCGATCTTCGAGAAATCATAATTGATCGAGAAGTCCACATTTTCTCTGGCACGCAATTTTTCTTTCACGTCTTCGGGGATATTGGGATTCTCGAACAGTGATACCCCCAGTGCTTCTTTCATATCCGTCAGGCCGAATATCTCAAGTTCTTTATCATTCATATCTACCAGATACCCGTCTTTGTCGTAAAGCTCGATACCTACCGGCAGATTCTTATAAATATTGCGAAGAATTTTTTCACTGTGATCCAATGCGCGGCGATCCTCTTTAGCCTGAAGTTCCGCTTTGCGTAATTGGAGGCAAATGCTGATGATGTTTCCTAAAGAAGAAAACCATTGATGGTCGATGTTACTCCAGCTGCGGTGTGTTCTGACCATATCGATGCCCATATATCCCCATACCTTATCTTTCGATAGGAGAGGGACCGCCATTACCGATTTAATATCTTGCACCTCCAGGGTATCACGGTAAATTTTTGCTTCGGGCGGCATATCATCCAATGTATTCAGAATGATTGATCTCTTTTCTGAGATTTGGCGATCCCACCAGAGAGAATCATCCCAAGGTACATTCTGTAAGAAATCCAGTTCCCGGGATATTCCTTCGGCTGTTGCTTCGTAAATGCAACTTTGTACTTTATGTTCCCGGTCTATTTCGAATATATAGGTGCGGTCTCCTTTGGTTTGTTTGAGGAGATCTGCCAATATTTTATTGATGATCTGCGTAATATCATCCGATTGCAGAAAAGCGAGCAATGAATAAGAAAGACTGTTCTGTTGATAAAGCAGGCTGTTTACCTGGAGAGAGTCCGTACTTTCACTTGTTTCTTCAGTCTGCTTGTCTATACATTGCAGATATCCTATTGTATTTTTGTACCCCTCTTCATCCGGTTGTTTGAAGCTGATTTTAGAATATACCCATATGTCCTCCCCATCTTTTGCCCGGATGGGGAACATCTGCTCATAGGTTTCTATGTTTGTGAGCGAAAAGTATTCATTTTTGAGTCGCCTCCGATGATCTTCCCGTATTCTTCCGTGGAAATCTTCGAAACTGATCCGGTCACTTTCAAGTCCGAGTAAGTCAATGATAAAGTCAGAACAAATATATTGGCGATTCTTCAGGTCCGATTCCCACCAACCCATTTTGGCCATTTGCGCAATCTGGCGATATTTATCACAGTCAAAGTCTGGCTTCTCTTTCATATATCTTTTTGCTCCTGTTTCCTATTCCTTATTAAAATCTCAGTGGGCAAATATAGAGATAACTTTTATATTTTGAAGAATTTGTTGTCAAAAGAATGTTATTGCTTGCAATATGGATACTAATGAAGGGACTTTGGGGGAACCATTGAAGGAGGAAGGATGATGAGTACAAAATAGGCCGTTTTTCGTCTTTTAGTATGGTTATGAATCTTTTCACCACAGAGGACACAGAGTTCACAGAGTTTTTAGGCTTCTAGTTCAGAGATAATTATAACCTCTGTGTCCTCTGCGTCCTCTGTGGTGAAATAATTCCTTTCTTTTCCGATATGAATTAATAAACTCCTTACTCACATAAATAATTTAGATAAGAATGAAAAGTCCGCTAAGATTCCGAATATTCATAGTATCCTTACTGTTGTGGATCGTTGCTGATTCTGCCGTTGCTCAACAGATACGTTCACTTCACGAACAATTTCTTCATCCTTCGGAAGAAGCAAAACCCTGGACGTTTTGGTATTGGATGTACGGTGCCGTATCAAAAGAAGGGATTACCGCCGATTTGGAGGCTATGAAGCAAGCCGGGTTGGGAGGCACGTATCTGATGCCGATTAAGGGAATTCATGAAGGAGCGCAATATAGCGGAAAAGCACAACAACTGACACCTGAATGGTGGGAGATGGTGCGTTTCAGTATGGAAGAAGCCGATCGTTTGGGGTTAAAGTTGGGCATGCATATCTGTGATGGTTTTGCATTGGCCGGTGGTCCCTGGATCAGTCCGGAGGAATCTATGCAGAAGGTGGTATGGAGCGATACAATCGTTGACGGTGGCAAACTCAAGGCGTTCCGTCTGCCACAGCCCGAGGCCTATGAGGGTTTTTATGAAGATATCTCTCTGTTTGCTTTGCCCGTAAAGGAAGTTCCGGATGAGATGCCGGCCCGGATAACATGTGTCAATATAGCTATGGAAGAGCAGGCTGATTCTCCCAAAGCGGTGAATATGGATGCCGCCGGTGTGATCCGTTCTTCATATCCTTGTTATATCCAGTATGAATATGAACATCCTTTTACCTGCCGTAACGTTGAGGTGATTCTGAGCGGGAACAATTATCAGGCACATCGACTGAAAGTGACGGCAAGTGACGACGGGGTGAATTTCCATTTCGTGAAACAGCTGGTACCCGCCCGTCAGGGATGGCAGAATACGGATGAGAATTCAACGCATACGATTCCTGCAACTACTGCCCGCTATTTCCGCTTCTATTGGACTCCTGAAGGGAGTGAGCCGGGAAGTGAGGATATGGATGCAGCCAAGTGGAAACCTAATTTGAAGATAAAGCAGCTGCGACTGCACCGGGAAGCCCGGTTGAATCAGTGGGAGGGGAAAGCCGGACTGGTATGGCGTGTTGCCCCGGCTACAAAGGAAGAGGAAGTAGGGAAGAAAGATTGTTATTCCCTTTCACAGATCATCAATCTGACCGGTCAATGTAGAGCGGGCATATTGACAACTACTCTTCCCAAGGGAAAATGGAAATTATTGCGTATGGGGCATACAGCCACCGGACATACCAATGCCACTGCCGGAGGGGGAAAGGGGTTGGAATGTGATAAGTTCAGTGCGAAAGCAGTGCGTAAACAGTTCGACAACTGGTTTGCACAGGCATTTCTAAAGACGGATCCCAACGTTGCGCGTCGTGTATTGAAGTACATGCATGTGGATAGCTGGGAATGTGGCAGCCAGAATTGGAGTGATACGTTTGCCGCTGAATTCCGGAAACGTCGCGGATACGACCTGATGCCTTATTTACCGTTACTGGCGGGTATTCCGATGGAAAGTGCAGAACGGAGTGAAGAGATTCTGAGGGATGTTCGTATTACTATATCCGAGCTTGTTGTTGATGTCTTTTATAAGGTATTGGCAGATTGTGCCAAAGAATATGATTGTCAGTTCTCGGCAGAATGTGTAGCCCCCACGATGGTGAGCGACGGGTTGTTGCATTACCAAATGGTGGACCTTCCCATGGGAGAATTCTGGCTGAACAGTCCGACCCATGACAAACTGAATGATATGCTGGATGCTGTCAGTGGGGCGCATATTTATGGAAAGAACATTATCCAGGCAGAAGGATTTACGGAGGTGCGCGGCACATGGGATGAGCATCCCGGAATGCTGAAGGCGTTGCTCGACCGGAATTACGCACTGGGGATTAACCGTCTTTTTTATCATGTGTATGTCCACAATCCATGGCTGGATCGCAAGCCCGGCATGACATTGGATGGCATCGGCCTTTTCTTTCAGAGGGATCAGACCTGGTGGAATAAAGGGGCAAAGGCACTTTCCGTTTATGCCACTCGTTGCCAGGCATTGTTGCAGTATGGGCATCCAGTAGTGGATATTGCCGTTTTCACAGGCGAAGAGATTCCGAGGCGCGCGGTGCTGCCGGACCGGTTGGTTCCTTCTCTTCCGGGTATTTTCGGGGCGGAGCGTGTGGAAAGTGAGCGTATTCGCCGGACGAATGAGGGACAGCCTTTGCGTGTGCGTCCTGTGGGCGTTACGCATTCTGCCAATATGGTTGATCCGGAGAAATGGGTGAACCCGCTTCGTGGTTATGCCTATGATAGTTTCAACAAGGATGCATTGCTCCGGTTGGCGAAAGTGGAAGATGGCAGGATGACATTGCCGGGCGGAGCCGGTTATAAAGTGTTGGTCGTGCCACTTCCCCGACCGATGAATCCGGAGCAGGCGGAGTTGTCTCCTGAAGTAGAGCGGAAGATCAATGAATTGAAGAAAGCGGGTATATTGATTCCTGATCTTCCTTATACCGGAGATGACTTCTCGGCATACGGATTGGAACGTGATCTGATTGTGCCGGAAGATGTTGCCTGGACACATCGCCGGGGAGAACAAGGGGATATTTATTTTATTGCTAACCAACGGGAAGAGACACGTACTTTCACCGCAAGTATGCGTATCTGCGGAAAGAAGCCCGAATGTTGGAATCCGTTGACGGGAGAGATTGACTTCCGGCCTCCGTATGAGCGGAAGAATAATCGAACGGAAGTTACACTGACGTTGGCGCCGAATGAATCCGTATTTATCGTATATCCGGCAGAAAAGAACTGTTCCGGTGACGGGAATAGTTCACAGAAGCGGCAGAAGGAGGGGAGCCGTCCTGCGAAAGAGTTTTCGGAGGTTGCGGTGGAATTGGGAGAGTATACAGTGAACTTCATAGCTAATGGCAGGACCGTAAATCGGAAAGAGCTTTTCGATTGGAGCCGGGAGGGGGATGAGAAGATCCGGTACTATTCGGGAACAGCCGTCTACAGGACTGCATTCCATTGGAAAGGCAAACCGGAAACAGCGGTTTATCTGAATTTGGGAAAGGTCTGCGATCTGGCAACTGTCCGCGTGAATGGCGTGGACTGCGGAACAATCTGGACTGCTCCTTACCGGACTAATATTACGGCAGCTTTAAAAGAAGGTACAAATGAACTTGAAATAGAGGTGACCAATACCTGGGCGAATGCTCTCAAAGGAGCTGATGAAGGAAAAGCACCGTTCAGCGGAATCTGGACGAACGCCAAATATAGGAGGCAGGAAAAAACACTGCTCCCGGCAGGACTGCTGGGACCGGTTTCATTCCTTTCTGGCGGGTTTTGAATCAAATGGGTACGCGGACAACGCGGATAAGGCGGACGAACGCGGACTTTAATTTCTTAATAGTATAGCGCAGCTTTTTAAATCCGCGTTCGTCCGCCTTATCCGCGTTGTCTGCGTATCCATTGATTCATGTCTGCACCAGTTATGATTCTATTTTAGATACGGATGCTATCAAAACTAACGCCCTCCCTTGGTAAGACTTTCCTTTCTTACTATGAATACTTAAAATGAAAGCTTCGTTTCTAAAAACGAAAGCTTCATTTATAGAAACGGAGATTATATTTATAGAAACGGAGCCTTCATTCTAAGTCTTTGTTGCAAGGACGATGATTTTAGAAGCTATAGACGATAACTTTGCATTGCGGATAAGTTATGAATCTATTTTAGACACGGATTACACTGTTGCAGTATATAAAAACAACAGTGTAATCCGTGTCTAAAATCTCAATTATCCTTTGCCTCCTTTCTGCACTGTTATGAATGAAATGATTATTTATCAGCTCGTCCTGACGAATTACAAATCCGATTGAATCGGAAATTGCTGAAAGTGCACGGAATGGCTTCGAATAAATTCATGGTTGTTGCTTGGATTTCAACATTTTCCCTTTACCTTTGTTGTTATGAAAACAAAACAAGAGAAAGGAGACGGACTTATGGCAAATACTTATATTCGTTTCGATTGGGCAATGAAGCGCCTTTTGCGCAACAAGGCCAATTTCGGAGTGCTCGAAGGCCTCCTGACCACCCTGCTTAAGGAGACTATCACGATTCAGAAACTGCTGGAAAGCGAAGGCAATCAGGAAGATGAATTTGATAAGTATAACCGTGTGGACATACTCGCCGAGGACTCCAAAGGCGAACTCATCCTGATTGAAGTGCAGAATAACAACGAATACGCTTACTTCCAGCGCATGCTGTTCGGCACCTCAAAACTGGTAACCGAATACATCAACCGTGGTGAAGGCTACGACAAGGTGCGTAAAGTGTACAGTGTCAATATCGTATACTTCGCCTTGGGTAGTGGGAAGGATACCGTGTATCATGGAAAAACAGAGTTCCGGGGAATACACGACGGCGACATCCTTGAGCTGACTCCTTTCCAGAAACAAACCTTTAAAGTGGACAGTGTGAGCCAGCTATATCCCGAGTTTTATATCCTGAAAGTGAATGACTTTAACCAAGTAGCCAAAAGCCCGCTCGAAGAGTGGATTTACTACCTGAACACAGGTGACATTCCTGATACCGCCACCGCTCCGGGTTTGCATGAAGCCCGCGAGCGATTGAAACTGGACCGGATGACCAAAACGGAGCTGGATGCTTATTATCGCCATCTGGATAATGTTGTCATCCTGCGGAGCAATATCTATACGGAACGCGAGGAAGGGCGCTGGGAAGGCCGTGAAGAAGAGCGTATGGCCAATGCCCGTAAAATGAAAATGAAAGGGCTGGATAATCAGCTGATTTCTGACATTACCGGTCTGACGATTGACGAGATAGATAAGCTGTAGAAATAAAGAAAATACCTCCATAACAAGAATCCCGCAAACTGATAATAATCATCGTTTGCGGGATTCATTCGTATAAATCAGTTACGAGCTACAGGCTACAAGCTACAAGTGCCTTTCGGTATATAGCGCAGCTACTTGTAGCTTGTAGCCTGTAGCTCGTAACTTAATTTAGCGCAAAGCGCTAAATTATCATGAGTACAAACTTCCCTCTCTTCCGTCTTCTCTTTATGGAATCCGGTTCTTCTCTTTTGGGGATGCTCATCCCTGAACTCTGTGAGAGCCCTAAATATACAACGATGAAAAACTTAATAGCTACAGCAGGCACCGCACTTGCTACTTTTCTATTTGCAGTTTGCCTGTCAACTCATGCAGAAGTGCACCTGCCTGCCATCTTCTCGGATGGCATGGTGATGCAGCAACAGACCCATGCCAATCTCTGGGGGACGGCAACTCCCAATAAGAAAGTAACCGTCCGCACCAGCTGGGATGGAAAACTGTATGCAGTAACAGCCGACGCACAAGGTACGTGGAAACTAGCCGTTTCCACTCCCGAAGCAGGCGGACCTTACACTGTTACTTTTGATGATGGAACTCCGAAAGTCCTGAGCAATATTCTGATAGGGGAATTATGGCTTTGCTCCGGTCAAAGCAATATGGAGATGCCTATGAAAGGCTTTAAAAACCAGCCTGTAGAGAACGCTAATATGGATATTCTTCGTAGCAGGAACCCTGAGATAAGACTGTTCACAGTGAAACGTACCTCCACGCTCACTCCGCAAAATGATGTGACAGGCTCCTGGAAAGAGGCAAGTCCGGCGGCAGTGCGCGATTTCAGTGCGACAGCCTATTACTTCGGGCGGTTGGTAAATGAAATATTAGATGTTCCGGTGGGCTTGATAGTGGCAGCCTGGGGCGGTTCGGCTTGCGAAGCTTGGATGACTGCCGACTGGTTGAAGGCTTTTCCGGATGCAAAGATACCCCGGTCGGAGGCAGATATCAAATCAAAGAACCGTACTCCAACCGTACTGTACAATGGCATGCTGCACCCATTGATCGGACTGACCATGAAAGGAGTCATCTGGTATCAGGGTGAGGATAACTGGAATCGTGCCCATACCTATGCGGATATGTTTACGACACTCATTAACGGATGGCGTGCCGAATGGAAACAAGGTGATTTCCCTTTTTATTACTGCCAGATAGCTCCATACGATTATGGAATTATCACGGAACGCGGAAAGGAAGTAATCAATACAGCCTATCTCCGCGAAGCGCAGGCGCAAGTAGAGCACCGTGTACCCAATACCGGTATGGCCGTACTGCTGGATGCAGGGATGGAAAAAGGCATTCATCCCGCCCGCAAGCAAGTTGCCGGTGAGCGATTGGCACTTCTTGCCCTGACGAAGACTTACGGGATAGAAGGAGTAAACGGTGAAAGCCCTTATTATAAAAGCATTGAAATAAAGAATGACACGGTTATTGTGAGTTTCGAACGTGCCGGCATGTGGATTAGTGGCAAGAACTGTTTTGAATCGAAGAATTTCCAGGTAGCGGGCGAAGACAAAGTATTCTATCCGGCCAAGGCATGGATAGAACGCAGCAAGATACTTGTAAAAAGTGAGAGGGTACCACATCCTGTGGCCGTACGATATGGTTTTGTGAATTATGTGGAAGGAGATGTCTATTGTGACGGTTTGCCGCTGGGTTCTTTCCGTTCGGATGACTGGTGATGCGTGTGAAATATGAAAAGAATTTATCTGATTATAATCCTGATTCTTGTTGGCGTGTCGGCTCTTTGGAGCCAACATGCCAATGTTGTTTGGAATACCCCCAGTCGTAATTCTTCCGAATCAATGCCGTGTGGAGGTGGAGATATCGGTATGAATGTGTGGGTGGAAGAGGGTGATGTGCTGTTTTATCTGAGTCGTAGCGGTACTTTTGATGAGAATAACTGCCTGCTGAAACAGGGGCGTTTCCGTATCCGCCTGTCTCCCAATCCTTTTAAAGATACCAAAGACTTCCGGCAGGAATTAATGCTTAATGACGGATTCGTGGAGATTTCGGCAGAAGGTACACGCATTCAAATTTGGGCGGATGTGTTCCATCCCGTAGTTCATGTAGAGATTGTCAACGCCCGTCCCTTGCAGGCGGAAATCTTTTATGAGAATTGGAGATACCGGGACCGGCCGATCCGGAAAGGAGAGGGGCAACAATGTTCCTACAAATGGGCTCCTCCCCAGGGAGCGGTGACAAGTGCCGACGTCATCCGTCCCCTCCCAAACTCTCCATTCTCCACTCTCCGCTCTCCACTTATTACGTTTTATCACCGTAATCCGGAAGAGACCGTTTTTGATGTAGCGGTATCTCAGCAAGGCATGGATACAGTCAAATCCCGGTTGATGAATCCTTTAAAGAACCTGACGTTCGGAGGATGCCTGTCAGGTGAGAATCTGGAATATGCCGGAATCTCAGATGCGGTATATGCCGGAACTGATTATCGGGCATGGAAGTTTCGTTCATCGAAAGCATCCCGGAAACAACACTTTTTCGTTGTACTGCATACAGATCAGACGGAGACAGAAGAACAGTGGGCGCAGGACTTACAAGTCAGTCTGAGGAGAATAATGCCACACGGAAAAGTTTCTATGAAAGCACTTTCGCAAGATAAGAAACAAACCCGCCAATGGTGGAACGCTTTCTGGCAACGTAGTTTCATTGTGGCAGAAGGAGAGGCCGGGGAGATAACCCGGAATTACACTCTTTTCCGCTATATGCTGGGCTGCAATGCTTATGGCAATGCTCCTACCAAGTTCAATGGTGGCTTGTTCACCTTTGATCCTTTACATATAGATCCGAAGCAGGCGTTTACTCCTGATTATCGGAAATGGGGAGGCGGCACAATGACCGCGCAGAATCAACGTCTGGTATATTGGCCGATGTTGAAAAGCGGTGACTCTGACATGATGCCTGCCCAGTTCGATTTCTATAACCGGATGCTGAAGAATGCCGAATTGCGCAGCCGTGTGTATTGGCAGCACGGGGGAGCCTGCTTCTGCGAACAGATTGAGAATTTCGGTTTGCCCAATCCTGCCGAATATGGTTTTAAACGTCCGGAAGGGTTCGATAAAGGACTGGAATACAACGCGTGGCTGGAATACGAATGGGATACCGTACTCGAATTCTGCCAGATGATACTTGAGACGAATAATTATGCCGATACGGATATCGCTTCCTATTTGCCTCTGATTGAAAGTTCATTGACTTTCTTTGATGAGCATTATCGTATGCTTGCTTCCCGCCGTGGACGGAAGGAGTTGGATGGAGAAGGACACCTGATTCTCTTTCCGGGTTCTGCCTGTGAAACCTATAAAATGACTAATAACGCCAGCAGCACTATTGCCGCATTGCGGACCGTGCTGGAAACTTACGGACGGAAGAACGAAATGCTGGAAGTAATCCCACCAATACCATTGCGTTATATCGAAGTGCAGGATTCTGCGAATTCCATAACTATGCCGGTGCTGAAACAAACGATTGCCCCTGCTAAGAGTTGGGAGCGTATTAATAATGTGGAGACTCCACAACTCTATCCCGTATTTCCGTGGCGTGTTTACGGCATTGGCAAAGAGAAATTGGAGGTTGCCCGCGATACCTATTTCTATGATCCCGATGCGGTTAAATTCCGTTCGCACATCGGATGGAAACAAGATAATATCTGGGCTGCATGTTTGGGATTGCCTGAAGAATCCCGACGGCTTAATCTGGCTAAATTATCCAACGGCCCGCATCGCTTTCCGGCTTTCTGGGGCCCCGGCTATGACTGGACGCCTGATCACAACTGGGGAGGAAGCGGCATGATAGGACTTCAGGAGATGCTGTTGCAGACAAACGGAGAACTGATACTCCTGTTTCCGGCTTGGCCTCTAGAATGGAATGTACACTTCAAACTTCATGCACCCGGCAATACAACGGTAGAGGCTACTTTGAAAGAGGGGAAAGTGACAGATTTAAAAGTGTTGCCGGAAAGTAGGAAGAAGGATGTGGTGATAATGATAGGTGGCTAAATGATGATTTAGCGGCGAGGGGAATCAGGATACTCCTACAATAAATATCGAGAAAAAAGTCCGCGTTCGTCCGCCTTATCCGCGTCGTCCGCGTACCCAGTGATTGTGCCGAAAGGATACTTGTCACTCGTAGCAGGTAGCTCGTAACTAAATAAAACTAAGAATATATGAATAAGAACTTGTTTTTAACCTTGTCAGCCTTTTTGTTTTTATTCCCATTATCAGGGAAAGCGACAGGAACTTACCGTCCCGAGACCTCAGTTGCCGGTTTCATTCAGCTTCCCGGAAGCGGACGACAGGTATATGATTTCAATCCGGGCTGGCGCTTCTTCAAAGGCGACATATCTGGAGCGGAAACAGTGAACTTCGATGATCGTTCATGGGAAGTTGTCTCCACCCCTCACACTGTGGAATTAATGCCTGCTGAGGCCAGTGGATGCCGGAACTATCAGGGACCTGTCTGGTATCGCAAGCATTTCGTCGTTCCGGCAGAGACTAAAGGACAACGGGTATCCATTCATTTTGAAGGAGCGATGGGGAAACAGATTCTTTATCTGAACGGAAAGCGTATTCAGGAGCATATAGGCGGTTATCTGCCTTTCACACTGGACTTGACAACCCATGGAGTGCAAGCCGGAGACTCCTGCCTGCTTGCTGTTTTTGCAGATAACAGCGATGATAAATCCTATCCTCCGGGCAAACGTCAGTATACCTTAGATTTCACCTATCATGGAGGCATCTATCGGGATGTATGGATGATTGCCAAATCTCCTATATCCATTACTGATGCCATCGAATCGAAGACTGCTGCCGGAGGTGGTGTGTTTGTTCACTTCGATCAGATCAGTGAAAAGAGTGCGCAAGTCTGTGTCAATACGGAAGTACAGAATGAAAATACCCATTCTGAATCTGTGATTGTAGAGACGACACTGACAGATGCTGACGGCAAAATAATCAGGCGCATATCCGGTAAACTCTCCTTGCAATCGGGAGAGAAGAAAATAATCCGTCAGCAAATGGAAGTGAAGAATCCGAAGCTATGGTCGCCGGATACGCCTTATTTATATAGAGTACAGTCTCGCCTTAAAAAAGGCAATCAGTCCGTAGATGGCGGAGTCACCCGTGTCGGAATTCGTCTGGCGGAATTCCGTGGTAAAGATGGCTTTTGGCTGAATGGCAAACCTTTCGGCCAGTTGGTGGGAGCCAACCGTCATCAAGATTTCGCTTATGTGGGCAATGCCTTACCAAACTCTCAGCAATGGCGTGATGCCAAGCGCTTACGTGATGCAGGATGCACTATTATCCGTACAGCCCATTATCCGCAGGACCCGTCTTTCATGGATGCATG encodes the following:
- a CDS encoding DUF5703 domain-containing protein; the encoded protein is MKRIYLIIILILVGVSALWSQHANVVWNTPSRNSSESMPCGGGDIGMNVWVEEGDVLFYLSRSGTFDENNCLLKQGRFRIRLSPNPFKDTKDFRQELMLNDGFVEISAEGTRIQIWADVFHPVVHVEIVNARPLQAEIFYENWRYRDRPIRKGEGQQCSYKWAPPQGAVTSADVIRPLPNSPFSTLRSPLITFYHRNPEETVFDVAVSQQGMDTVKSRLMNPLKNLTFGGCLSGENLEYAGISDAVYAGTDYRAWKFRSSKASRKQHFFVVLHTDQTETEEQWAQDLQVSLRRIMPHGKVSMKALSQDKKQTRQWWNAFWQRSFIVAEGEAGEITRNYTLFRYMLGCNAYGNAPTKFNGGLFTFDPLHIDPKQAFTPDYRKWGGGTMTAQNQRLVYWPMLKSGDSDMMPAQFDFYNRMLKNAELRSRVYWQHGGACFCEQIENFGLPNPAEYGFKRPEGFDKGLEYNAWLEYEWDTVLEFCQMILETNNYADTDIASYLPLIESSLTFFDEHYRMLASRRGRKELDGEGHLILFPGSACETYKMTNNASSTIAALRTVLETYGRKNEMLEVIPPIPLRYIEVQDSANSITMPVLKQTIAPAKSWERINNVETPQLYPVFPWRVYGIGKEKLEVARDTYFYDPDAVKFRSHIGWKQDNIWAACLGLPEESRRLNLAKLSNGPHRFPAFWGPGYDWTPDHNWGGSGMIGLQEMLLQTNGELILLFPAWPLEWNVHFKLHAPGNTTVEATLKEGKVTDLKVLPESRKKDVVIMIGG